GATAATCTTGCTGGAACGTGAGTCTGTTCAGCTCCAGGTGGGTGCCATCGCAACAATTTCGGACAATCGCTACCGGATCCGCCCGCTGCCTGTTAAGTAGATTTTCAAGGTTACTCCGTCGCCAGCCTCGGCTCCACCTTCAGCCCCGCCGTGTAGATCTGCCTCAACGTCGCCCAGTACCAGCTCACAAACATCACGACAATAAACCCAACACCCCCCACTACCAGCAGCGTCTGCACGCTTATGTGGTCCGCCAGCAGCCCGTTCGCCAGGTTGGAGAGCGCCATCATCCCGCCGACATGGACGGAGTACACTCCCGCCACCCGCCCCCGCACGCCGTCGGGCGTCAGCACTTGCACCATCGCGTGAGCAATGGTCATGAAAGCAGCCTGCGTCGCCCCCATAAACACCGCGCTGAAGACCGCCAGCGGCACGTTGGTCGCCAGCCCAAGCAGGGCGTAGCTCAGCCCGCTCAGCACGCCCATGTTCAGAAGCAGCTTCCCCTTCGTCGCCTCGCTGTGGACCCCTGCCATCGCTAGCGAAGCCACCAGCGCCCCGGCGCCGATCGCCATCATGAGGTAGTTGGTCGCGTGCCCCTGGGCATTCAGGCGCTCCTGCGATAGGACCGGCAGAAGCGACTCTATGGACATCGTCATCCCGCAATGAAAGATGGAGATGATCACCACCGCTCGCAGCGTTCGCTCCCGGTAGACGTACGCCAGGCCGTCCGCCATGTTGCTCATGAAGCCTCGGCTGCTGTCAATGACGCCAGTAGAGGATGTCCGCACCCGCAGCGTCTGCACAAGGCTTACGACGTAAAAAGCAGTGCACAGGAAGAACGCAGCCTCAACGTCCGCCACAAGCATGAGCGGCGCAATGGAGGCAGGGCCAAGCAATCGCGAGCCGTGGACAGTCGCCTGGTGGAGAGAGATAGCGTTGAGTATCTGCCCCTTCGGCACCATGTTCGGAATGAGCGTCTGCGTTACCTGCATCTGGGCGGCATGCGCTGAGCCGTTGATGAGCGAGAGCAGGACCAGGTGCCATGTCTCTATAGTCCCGTTCATCACCAGCACGCCCAGCGCAAGGCTTGAGCCGATATTGACTGCGAACATGACGGCGAGCACGCGACGGCGGTCGAACCGGTCAGACAGGTAGCCGCTGAACGGAGTGATCGCCAGCCGGGGGGTCATCGCGGAGAAGGTGACTATGCCGACCCAGAATGAAGAGTGAGATATGTCGAAGACGAGCCAGCCGCGGGCGACGATGAGCGCCCACGACGCCGCGCCGGCAGTCAGGCTCGCCGTCCACAGCGTGAAGTAATCGCGATTTGCCAGCGCCTCGACGTATCTCCTGAACAACTGTCTTCCTTCGTTACCTACAAATACACGGGCCGGGAGACCAGGAACCCGTCTTCCCTGCCAACCTTCACAGCGAACGGCGACGAGTCCACCTCCAGCGCGATGCTCCGGTCCTTGGGGTGGTACTGGGGCTGGCTCTTATCGTCGTACTTCTTCGATTGGCCGCCGGCCATCACCAGCGAGCGGACGGCCTCTCGGTCCGGCTGACGGCCCTCCAGCAGGTTCCGCATATAGAGTGCGCACTGCTCGTCCTCATCCGTCCTGTACTTCCCCCCGTCTCCCATAGCCACCAGGGTCACAAGCGCAGGGTTATCGCGCAGCAGCGCCTTCACGGTCGCCTGCGCAAGCACAAGCGAGCCGACGTAGATGCAGTCCGCCTTTGTTGCGGAGTTCACGCCAACCGTCCCGGCCATGGTGGAGTGCACGAGCGTCTTGCCCCTCACGTTCGCACTGGAAAGCTCCCACGGCGAGTTCCCGAAGTCGAAACCCTCCGGGCGGATCCCGTGGACCTCCCCCATGCTCAGATGGGCCTTTCCGCTCGACTTGATCTCCCGGGCCAGATCAACAGAGGGCACGAGTATGATCTTCTCAGCGCCCCGCGCGAACGCCACTGCTTCAGCGCTGAAAGCTCTATAAACGTCAATGATCACAACAGTCCCCTCAGCCCGCCTTGCACCCTCAATAAGGCTCTCTATCCGTATCTCCAAATTCACATCTCCAGTTAGCTTTCTTTCGTGTGGCTCACACCCCTGACCTGTCTACTCCGGCCCCCCATTCATCCTTCATACTTCTCCTACTGCGCCCCGTGCTCGTGGGCCCTGCCCTTCTTGAAGAAGCGCTCCGGCGGCTCAGGATCCCTCAAACCGGAACGCTTGCGCAATGCGGGAGATACCCTCACAAGGTCGGATATCAAGACCACTCCCGGCCATGCGACACCAAGCTTCTTGCTGACCCTCTCGTAGGAGTAATCACCACACAGCAGCCCAATCAAGACCCTGGAAAGGACTTCGGTGCGACGCTCAATACCAATGAACATGCCGGGATAAAGGTGGAACACATCCGCGAACTGGCGCGAGAGCCGTAACTCCGGCTCAAGTTTGGATTCCACCTCGCGCCGGTATCCATCCAGGTCACCCGCCTTCCCTTCGACATAGTCGAATATGGCCCGCGAGGCCGCCTGGCCGCTCCAGATCGCAGAATATATCCCTTCCGCCGTAAACGGATCGAGAAGACCCGCTGCGTCGCCGACTGCCAGCACGTTGCCGGTCGCAAGCGGCGAGCCTGAGCAACGGATAGGAAGGTGGTGGCCCCTCAGGCCCCAGATCTTCCCGGGGTCGAAGCCGTAGCTGCGCGTTAGATTGTCCAGCTTCTCCCGCAGCGTCGGCCCCACGTACTTCCAGCCGCCGAGGCCGACATTGAGGTGGTCGCCCTTCGGGAAGATCCAGCCGTACCCGCCCTCGGGGTCACAGAAGTCCACGCCAAGAGCCTTCTCCCAGTCTGCCGGGAACGGTCCTTCCGGCGTTACGTTCCCTTCAATCGCTATGCCGTGGAGCACCTTGATGTCCAGTCCGGCCATCTTCGCCGTAGTCCCGTTTGCGCCATCCGCGGCAACCAGCACCCTTCCATCGTAGTCCTGCTTCGCAGTGCGCACAGTGACATGGCCGTTGCTGCGCTCCACCTGCCTTACTGTCTCGCGCTGGCAAAACTGCGCCCCGGCCTTCACAGACTGATCGACGAGAAGGTTGTCGAGGTGGCGACGCTGCGTGAGGTAAGTGACCGGCTTGCCACCGGACCTGGCAAAGCCGCGCCGCTGCCGCTCCGTGAAGTAAAGGTCCGTTATCTTCCGCTCGACAACCGGCGAGAATTCGAAGTCCAGGAGCCGGGCGGCCCTGATCGTCAGCCCACCGCCACACGGCTTGTCGCGCGGGAATTCCGCGCGGTCAACTATAAGCACGGAGAGGCCACGCCTGGCGCACTCACGTGCCGTGGTGCTGCCCGCCGGCCCCGCTCCTACTACTATTACGTCGAACTTCATACCGGAATCGCCTGAGCCTGGTATCAATGATTCAACGATAAAAGCTTCTGGAAGGCCGTTTTCACAGCCTGGATGCAATGTACGAAAGACATGCGAAAGACGAAGTTACCGTAGCTCTTTGGGGAGGACGAAGTTCACATCCTCTTCTGCGCCTTTGATGAGCACAACCTCTTCGGGAGCTATCGCCGTAACCACCGCTTCGACCAGGTCTTCCGGAGTGGAAGCGCCGGACGTAATGCCGACATTTTCCACCCCTTCCAGCCACTCGCGCTTGAGCTCCTCCGGCCCGTTAATCAGGTAGGCCGGCACACCGTGCGCCTCGGCCACCTCCCGCAGGCGGTTGCAGTTTGAGCTGTTCGGCGCGCCGATGACCAGCACCACTTCCACCTGCTTGCACAGATCCTTCACCGCCACCTGCCGGTTCGTAGTCGCATAGCAAAGGTCGTTGCGCACAACCACGTTGTCGTAGTGCCGCTTGATCTCCGCTATGGACCGCTGGGTGTCATCCACGGACAGCGTGGTCTGGGTCAAAACGGTTACAGGGGTTGTCCTGTCCCACTCTGGCAGCCTGATCGGCTCGCGGTCATCCACCAGGTGCATCGACCTCTGGCCCATCGTCCCTTTTACCTCCTGGTGCCCTTTGTGCCCCACCAAGATGATCTGCCTGCCGTCCGCGGCAAACTTGTGCGCCTCATTGTGCACCTTCGTCACCAGCGGGCAGGTGGCGTCGATGACGTGAAGATTGCGCCGCTTCGCCTTCTCGAAATCCGAGGGCGGCGACCCATGCGCGGAAAAGACTACCGTGGCCCCTTCCGGGATTTCCTCCACGTCCTCAACCGTAATGGCGCCCTTGTCCTCCACTGACTTGACTACGTAAGGGTTATGCACAATCTGGTGCTTCACGTAGACGGGAGGCCCGTACTTTTTGAGCGCCAATTCCACAACGTCAATGGCCCGCACCACACCGGCGCAGAAACCCCTCGGGGTGCCGAGGAAAACTCTCATTTACATGGTCTCCCAGGGTTGGCTAGTACGTAGGATTCTACCATAGCAGGCATCTTCTCAACCTGAAAACAGATCCTTACGAAACCCGTCGCCACCCTGCAGAGCAACATCGCGCCAGTTCCGCCGGAATTACCTACGGTGTATACTACGCAAGGATTTTCAGGAAGGGGAATCAGAAAATGAAGCTTGCGACCCGAATGAGCCGCCTCGGCACCGAGACGGCCTTTGAAGTCCTCGCCAAGGCCAAGCGCCTGGAGGCCGAAGGACGCGATATCATCCACCTGCAGATCGGCGAGCCAGACTTCGACACGCCCATGAACATTGTCGATGCGGGCGTGAAGGCGCTGAAGGGCGGTTACACCCATTACGGCCCATCGGCCGGCCTTCCCCCTCTCCGCGCCAAGATCGCGGAAGAGGTATCGAAGACGCGCGGCGTGCAGTACGGCCCGGAGAACGTAGTCGTGACCCCCGGCGGCAAGCCCATCATGTTCTTCGCCATCCTGGCGCTGGTCAACGAGGGCGACGAGGTCCTCTACCCCAACCCGGGCTTCCCGATCTACGAATCGATGATCCGATTCGTCGGCGGCGTCCCCGTTCCAATGAAGCTGACGGCGGCGCGCGAGTTCGCGATAGACGTGGACGAGGTGGCGAAGTCCATCACGCCGAAGACAAAGCTGATGGTCATCAACTCCCCGAACAACCCGTGCGGGAGCATCGTGCCCAAGGAGACACTGGAGAAGCTCGCGAAGCTGTCTGTGAAGCACGACATCCCCGTGCTGTCGGACGAGATATACATTCGCTTCCTGTTTGAGGGCAAGCACGACTCCATCGTCAGCTTCCCCGGCATGAAGGAGCGCACGATCATCCTGGACGGCTTCTCGAAGACCTATGCCATGACCGGCTGGCGCATCGGCTACGGCGTCATGCCGAAGGAGATGGTGGACCCGATTGCCAAGCTGATGACGAACAGCGTCTCCTGCACGTCCAGCGCCACCCAGATGGCCGCCCTTGAGGCCCTGAACGGCTCTCAGGACGCCGCAAACGCGATCGTCGCCGAGTTCAAGGCCCGCCGCGACATCTTTGTCGGTGGCCTGAACAAGATCTCCGGCATCAAGTGCCCTATGCCGGAAGGCGCGTTCTACGCGTTCCCCAACATCGAGGGCACCGGCATGACGAGCCGCCAGTTCGCCGACGGCCTGCTGGACGAGTTCGGAGTTGCCTGTCTCGCCGGCGAGTCGTTCGGCGAGTTCGGCAAGGGCTGCGTCCGCTTCTCCTTCGCCAACTCCACGAAGAACCTGGAGCGCGCTCTGGAGCGCATCGACAAGTTCGTGAAGAGCAAGAAGAAGTAGTAGACCGTTAGGTACAGCTTAAGTCGACCCAGGGCGGCCTTGTCGGCCGCCCTGTATATTTGATCACACGGGGGTACACACGATGAGCAAAGGTGCAACGCGTGTACATGCCAGTTCGAACGGACGCGGCCAAGTGAAATTGCCAGAGCTTATCAAGCAGGAATTGGGTGTCAAGGAAGGTGAGAATGTAACGTGGGTAATAGAAGGTGATCGAGTCGAGTTGAGAAAAGCGACGGCTGCCGAAACGGAGGCCAAACGGACATCGCGGAAGACACGTACCCCATAAGTGAATTTGGCATTCACGAAACCATCGCCGTGGATGAGCGACTTGTCAAAGCCTCACCGACTGCCAACGCCCCCTATGCTATACTCCATTCCCAAATAGCGACCGTTTCCGGAGTCCACGATGCGCACACTGCGCCTCGCGCTTGCCCAGATCAACACCACAGTCGGCGACCTCAAGGGCAACACCTCAAAAATTATCGAGCACATCGAGCGCGCCAGGGACGCGAAGGCGGACATTGTCGCGTTCCCGGAGCTTGCCGTCACCGGTTACCCGCCTGAAGACCTGCTGTTCAAGCCGCAGCTCATCCGCGAGAACATCGAGCGAATGAAGGAGGTGGCGCGGGCGACGAAGGGCATCGCGGCAGTAGTTGGGTTTGTGGACGCGAACTCGGACGCCTACAACGCCGCCGCTATCGCCCACAACGGCGAGATCGTGGGCGTGTACCACAAGATGCACCTGCCGAACTACGGCGTGTTCGACGAGGACCGCTACTTCAAGCCCGGCACGGAGTGCCCTGTCTTCGTGATCAACGGCACGCCGGTGGGCGTGAACATATGCGAGGACATCTGGTACGCCATTGGCCCCACGGTGGTGCAGCGCGCGGCGGGGGCAGAGGTGATCGTCAACATCAACGGCTCGCCATTCCACGCCGGCAAGCGCGACTTCCGCGAGAAGATGCTTACCACCCGCGCGGCGGACAACGAGCTGTTCGTCGCATACCTGAACATGGTCGGCGGCCAGGACGAGCTCGTCTTCGACGGCGCAAGCATGGTGCTCGACCCCTGGGGCGATGTCGTCGCGCGCGGCAATCAGTTCGTCGAAGAGATGATGGTCGTAGACATCGACGCCGAGTCCGTGCTGCGCTCCCGTCTGCGCGAGTCGCGGCCGCGCAAGGAGAACGCCACGATCATCAGGAGCGTCGGCACGCCGAAGGTCCACCACGTCTCCGACTTCACGCCGGTCGAGCGGCCCAGGCCAACGCCGCTGAAGGTAGAGTGCCTGGACCCCGTCGCTGAGGTATACCAGGCGCTCGTGACCGGCACGCGCGACTACGTACGCAAGTGCGGCTTCAAGAAGGTGCTCGTCGGCCTTTCCGGCGGCATCGATTCGACAATCGTCGCGGTGATAGCGGCCGACGCGCTCGGGCCGGAGAACGTAGTCGGCGTCA
Above is a genomic segment from SAR202 cluster bacterium containing:
- a CDS encoding MFS transporter, with amino-acid sequence MFRRYVEALANRDYFTLWTASLTAGAASWALIVARGWLVFDISHSSFWVGIVTFSAMTPRLAITPFSGYLSDRFDRRRVLAVMFAVNIGSSLALGVLVMNGTIETWHLVLLSLINGSAHAAQMQVTQTLIPNMVPKGQILNAISLHQATVHGSRLLGPASIAPLMLVADVEAAFFLCTAFYVVSLVQTLRVRTSSTGVIDSSRGFMSNMADGLAYVYRERTLRAVVIISIFHCGMTMSIESLLPVLSQERLNAQGHATNYLMMAIGAGALVASLAMAGVHSEATKGKLLLNMGVLSGLSYALLGLATNVPLAVFSAVFMGATQAAFMTIAHAMVQVLTPDGVRGRVAGVYSVHVGGMMALSNLANGLLADHISVQTLLVVGGVGFIVVMFVSWYWATLRQIYTAGLKVEPRLATE
- a CDS encoding 2-phosphosulfolactate phosphatase, which codes for MNLEIRIESLIEGARRAEGTVVIIDVYRAFSAEAVAFARGAEKIILVPSVDLAREIKSSGKAHLSMGEVHGIRPEGFDFGNSPWELSSANVRGKTLVHSTMAGTVGVNSATKADCIYVGSLVLAQATVKALLRDNPALVTLVAMGDGGKYRTDEDEQCALYMRNLLEGRQPDREAVRSLVMAGGQSKKYDDKSQPQYHPKDRSIALEVDSSPFAVKVGREDGFLVSRPVYL
- a CDS encoding NAD+ synthase, which encodes MRTLRLALAQINTTVGDLKGNTSKIIEHIERARDAKADIVAFPELAVTGYPPEDLLFKPQLIRENIERMKEVARATKGIAAVVGFVDANSDAYNAAAIAHNGEIVGVYHKMHLPNYGVFDEDRYFKPGTECPVFVINGTPVGVNICEDIWYAIGPTVVQRAAGAEVIVNINGSPFHAGKRDFREKMLTTRAADNELFVAYLNMVGGQDELVFDGASMVLDPWGDVVARGNQFVEEMMVVDIDAESVLRSRLRESRPRKENATIIRSVGTPKVHHVSDFTPVERPRPTPLKVECLDPVAEVYQALVTGTRDYVRKCGFKKVLVGLSGGIDSTIVAVIAADALGPENVVGVTMPSRFSSTGSVLDSELLATNLDIEIRTIPIEPVFAAYLESLAPHFEGTPFGTAEENLQSRIRGVFIMALSNKYGWMVLTTGNKSEMATGYATIYGDMAGGYAVIKDVPKTLVYQLCEYRNKVAGFDLIPRSVIDKPPSAELKPDQKDVDTLPPYEVLDPIIKAYVEDDRGFDDIVGMGFDAAIVKKVIRLVDTSEYKRRQAPPGIKITPRNFGRDRRMPIANRYVPF
- a CDS encoding pyridoxal phosphate-dependent aminotransferase, which produces MKLATRMSRLGTETAFEVLAKAKRLEAEGRDIIHLQIGEPDFDTPMNIVDAGVKALKGGYTHYGPSAGLPPLRAKIAEEVSKTRGVQYGPENVVVTPGGKPIMFFAILALVNEGDEVLYPNPGFPIYESMIRFVGGVPVPMKLTAAREFAIDVDEVAKSITPKTKLMVINSPNNPCGSIVPKETLEKLAKLSVKHDIPVLSDEIYIRFLFEGKHDSIVSFPGMKERTIILDGFSKTYAMTGWRIGYGVMPKEMVDPIAKLMTNSVSCTSSATQMAALEALNGSQDAANAIVAEFKARRDIFVGGLNKISGIKCPMPEGAFYAFPNIEGTGMTSRQFADGLLDEFGVACLAGESFGEFGKGCVRFSFANSTKNLERALERIDKFVKSKKK
- the ispH gene encoding 4-hydroxy-3-methylbut-2-enyl diphosphate reductase codes for the protein MRVFLGTPRGFCAGVVRAIDVVELALKKYGPPVYVKHQIVHNPYVVKSVEDKGAITVEDVEEIPEGATVVFSAHGSPPSDFEKAKRRNLHVIDATCPLVTKVHNEAHKFAADGRQIILVGHKGHQEVKGTMGQRSMHLVDDREPIRLPEWDRTTPVTVLTQTTLSVDDTQRSIAEIKRHYDNVVVRNDLCYATTNRQVAVKDLCKQVEVVLVIGAPNSSNCNRLREVAEAHGVPAYLINGPEELKREWLEGVENVGITSGASTPEDLVEAVVTAIAPEEVVLIKGAEEDVNFVLPKELR
- a CDS encoding NAD(P)/FAD-dependent oxidoreductase, translated to MKFDVIVVGAGPAGSTTARECARRGLSVLIVDRAEFPRDKPCGGGLTIRAARLLDFEFSPVVERKITDLYFTERQRRGFARSGGKPVTYLTQRRHLDNLLVDQSVKAGAQFCQRETVRQVERSNGHVTVRTAKQDYDGRVLVAADGANGTTAKMAGLDIKVLHGIAIEGNVTPEGPFPADWEKALGVDFCDPEGGYGWIFPKGDHLNVGLGGWKYVGPTLREKLDNLTRSYGFDPGKIWGLRGHHLPIRCSGSPLATGNVLAVGDAAGLLDPFTAEGIYSAIWSGQAASRAIFDYVEGKAGDLDGYRREVESKLEPELRLSRQFADVFHLYPGMFIGIERRTEVLSRVLIGLLCGDYSYERVSKKLGVAWPGVVLISDLVRVSPALRKRSGLRDPEPPERFFKKGRAHEHGAQ